From Thalassophryne amazonica chromosome 5, fThaAma1.1, whole genome shotgun sequence:
CTTCCTCTTTATGTGTCCTGCAGGTGCCAGCATCTAATTGCTGTAGCATGGCAGGGCAGAGCTCCTGAAAACCTCGCTCATCAAGCTGTGACTGCTCACTGAGTCTGTAAACTGCCAGTATGTCTGCAGATAAGCactagaaatacacacacacacacacacacacacacaccacacacaccacacacacacacacacacacacacaccacacaacacacacacacacacacacacacacaacacaccacacacacactccaattAGTTCCAACTGGAGTtccatttaaacaaaaaaaaaaaaaaaaaaatcatacaaaatTATGCACTCAGTATGAGAATGAGGTTGTTCAATTTAATAATACTACCCTGAAGTGGAAGATCCAATTTACTAGagtactgtgcaaaaaaaaaaaaaaaaaaaaaaaacagaaggaagAACCTATGTACACAACAAGGCCACAGTTGAAAGAGCTTGGAATGGTACGATGTGGACACAAGACAATGTATTTGCAAGCTTAATGACTTCTCAGATTTGATTACTTCATGTCCTATGCCAAGTGAGCCTCAGAAGTGCAATAAAATGAGATGACAGACATTACTGTGTGTTTATGTGGACAATACCAAACATGAAATACATTTACTGAGTGCACTATCTGCTGTATTTACTCAAAACTATGTCATGCAGAGGAATGAATGTTTTGGCTGTACGTTACACAATGTAGTGTTTTGTTCCTACACATAAGTGAAAGTGAATTGTATGGAGCAAACTACTGgtggtcatttttaaagtttCTTTAGATGTCATGGGTAAACATGCACACGTTTACCTTCACAGGGGTCCATCTCCATTGGAATGAGACACTTCTAATTATATTTTTGCACATTCACTGGGAAGCAAAATTTGAAcaagtgtaaaacaaaaatgcTAATGTATGACAGAGTTGTAAATGATGTGTGCTATCTGTAATGCAAAATAAATGATCTCGTTTATGATCAATATTTTTCATTTGTGATCATTTACTGCATGTTTGTGTGCTACACTGGTGAAAAAAGGTCAACATCAAACAAACGGGGCCCTGATGGGCATggccaagaagaagaagatgggCTGAGACATATTCCTATGGAACAAGTATTATTTCTCCTAAAAAGTAAAAACAGTTCATATGAGACAGAAAAACAGTATTTGCCCACATCTGAAAAGCAGAAACCTACAAATACTAATCTAATATTGCTTGACAATGAAAAGTGAATTTTAATGAATTATTTTTCAGTTTTGTGTCAACCCCAGACAGATTAAATCATCCTATTCTGTTTTTGttaaacacaaaataaacagtGTTGACCATTAGACATGGTGACCAGTTAGTGGACACCATTCTACATATTCTAATAATTTCAGACATCTGAAAACCCTATGGGAAGAGCtggcaaaagaaaaaagaaaagaaaaaaaaaaaacaaagtaaaaatcaAGCCATATAAAGTGCTAAGCGCAAAGTAACTACAAATTTTTCTTATCCTTACCATAGTCTTGTTGGCTTTGGTAACTGTAGTTGGTGGGCTCTCAGTGGGGGACATATTTGTGTCGCCATGCCCCTGGCTGAGGTGGAGTAACAGAGAGCGGAGCTGGGGTACAGTGATGGTGCTGTTGTTACCATATCGGACCAACAAGTCTTGAAACACCTGGACAGGTGACTGGGTCTGGTTTTCCTCCTGGCTCGTCACCAGGCacaaaggacaaagaagtgctgcCAAGCACAAGGTGAGCAGCAGCTGTGACTGGAAGATGATGGTGCTGGTAGCGGTGCTGCCACAATGAGACCAGTTAATCATGGCTTCTTCCTTAATCTGTGTCAGGGGCAGAGGAAAGAAAGTTCAGGAACAAATTTTCACATTAACTAAGCAAACTAGAAAAGTACTGCATTTGTTTTGCACCGTAATTACTTGTTTGtctcatttctgacatttatgttCTCCAGAGTAAACTGAAATACTTCCACAATATTAAAGTGCGTACGCACAACATCTATCGGCAGAACAGGGAAATTGCAAACAGAAATGGTTGTTGGCATCACAGGATGCAACCTCATCCACATACAttctttatttcctcaaattCATAAGTTCACAATTCGTAACTAGAG
This genomic window contains:
- the LOC117509881 gene encoding zinc transporter ZIP14-like, producing the protein MINWSHCGSTATSTIIFQSQLLLTLCLAALLCPLCLVTSQEENQTQSPVQVFQDLLVRYGNNSTITVPQLRSLLLHLSQGHGDTNMSPTESPPTTVTKANKTMCLSADILAVYRLSEQSQLDERGFQELCPAMLQQLDAGTCRTHKEEEHDSSTSPRPSDAEGKC